One segment of Pricia mediterranea DNA contains the following:
- a CDS encoding monoheme cytochrome C codes for MENNQDKNRENLRMVRRLVVVIGSAFALIALVGIYLMADPELSLFNSYDSELTDVPQDSEAPENAEEDDWDKIENGVHVRTGFVDAPGMMETLQNCTNCHSAKLVIANRMNEERWIETIRWMQETQNLWDLGKNEEIIVDYLVTNYPPIDKGRRENLADIQWYELK; via the coding sequence ATGGAAAATAATCAAGATAAAAACAGGGAAAACCTTAGGATGGTCCGTAGGCTTGTGGTAGTCATCGGATCGGCCTTTGCCCTCATTGCACTGGTGGGCATCTATCTGATGGCGGACCCCGAACTCTCCCTGTTTAACAGTTATGATTCCGAATTGACCGATGTTCCCCAAGATTCCGAAGCGCCAGAAAATGCCGAGGAAGATGATTGGGACAAAATAGAGAACGGCGTCCATGTACGGACAGGATTCGTCGATGCTCCGGGCATGATGGAAACCTTACAAAACTGTACCAACTGCCATTCCGCTAAATTGGTGATCGCAAACCGGATGAACGAGGAACGTTGGATCGAAACCATCCGCTGGATGCAGGAAACCCAGAACTTGTGGGACCTCGGCAAGAACGAGGAAATCATCGTCGATTATCTGGTTACCAACTATCCCCCAATAGATAAAGGCCGAAGGGAAAATTTGGCCGACATCCAATGGTACGAGTTAAAGTAA
- a CDS encoding serine hydrolase domain-containing protein: MKVLKRILLVAIVILVVVAYFQYPKLNIISGYASKNMASTVFITDRSAESVILNDNDVPLINLAEVKMNAMNNEATATVFGLMKRKSVCREGLGCVLVNEHYDSNRSLPVPHRNRLINNLPFPFGNNGTTDTIFENVDYQRLDKALEDVFAYPESRKTRTVLVVYKNRIIGEKYLRGFNKDTPILGWSMTKSVLATLYGILEYQGKIDLDAPAPVPEWQNDDRKHITLDHLVRMQSGLAWEEDYTTISDVTRMLFMKSDMTKVQVEKEAVAPPTEVWNYSSGTTNLLSGILRQDFDTHQEYLDFPYSALIDKIGMHSMLIETDMVGNFVGSSYGWATTRDWAKFGLLYLNKGNWNGEQLFDQQWVDYVRKPTAHSDGDYGGHFWLNAGGKYPDVPRDMYSANGYQGQRVFIIPSKDLVVVRTGLAEEPEFDINGFLRDVVAAIGEKQ; encoded by the coding sequence ATGAAAGTATTGAAAAGAATTCTTCTCGTTGCTATTGTCATTCTGGTAGTCGTCGCCTACTTTCAATATCCAAAGCTCAATATCATATCCGGATACGCCTCCAAAAATATGGCCTCCACTGTTTTTATAACGGACAGAAGTGCCGAATCGGTCATCCTGAACGATAACGATGTACCGCTGATCAATCTGGCGGAGGTCAAAATGAATGCCATGAACAACGAAGCTACCGCTACGGTCTTCGGCTTGATGAAAAGGAAATCCGTCTGCCGAGAGGGACTCGGATGTGTGCTGGTCAATGAACATTACGATTCCAATAGAAGTCTTCCCGTACCCCACCGGAACCGGTTGATAAATAATCTGCCTTTTCCCTTCGGAAATAACGGCACTACCGACACCATTTTCGAAAATGTGGATTACCAGCGGTTGGACAAGGCCCTGGAAGATGTTTTTGCCTACCCTGAGAGCCGAAAGACCCGCACGGTGCTCGTGGTCTATAAAAACCGGATCATCGGTGAAAAGTACCTCAGAGGTTTTAACAAAGATACTCCTATCTTGGGCTGGAGTATGACCAAAAGCGTATTGGCAACCCTCTATGGCATTTTGGAATACCAAGGCAAGATCGACCTCGATGCCCCGGCCCCGGTGCCTGAATGGCAAAACGATGATCGAAAGCACATTACCCTCGACCACTTGGTACGGATGCAAAGCGGACTCGCCTGGGAAGAAGATTACACGACGATTTCCGATGTCACCCGGATGCTGTTTATGAAATCGGATATGACCAAAGTACAGGTGGAAAAAGAAGCGGTCGCTCCGCCAACTGAGGTATGGAACTATTCCTCCGGAACCACCAACCTGTTATCGGGAATCCTGAGACAGGACTTCGACACCCATCAGGAATACCTCGATTTTCCCTATTCCGCCCTTATCGATAAAATCGGAATGCATTCCATGCTCATCGAAACCGATATGGTAGGCAATTTCGTCGGTTCTTCCTACGGATGGGCCACAACCCGCGATTGGGCCAAATTCGGATTGCTCTATCTGAACAAGGGGAATTGGAACGGCGAACAGCTCTTCGACCAACAGTGGGTGGATTACGTACGCAAACCCACCGCACATTCCGATGGTGATTACGGGGGACATTTCTGGTTGAACGCGGGCGGGAAGTATCCCGATGTGCCCAGGGATATGTATTCTGCCAATGGGTATCAGGGACAACGCGTATTTATCATTCCCTCGAAAGACCTGGTCGTCGTTCGAACGGGACTGGCCGAAGAACCGGAATTCGATATTAACGGATTTTTGAGGGATGTTGTAGCCGCAATCGGAGAAAAGCAGTAG
- a CDS encoding FAD-binding and (Fe-S)-binding domain-containing protein: protein MDKNLLLELQASLRGQLIADNLTKTLYATDASVYRKIPLAVAFPQNCEDIKKLVGFAGKHQIGLIPRTAGTSLAGQCVGEGIVVDVSKHFTKIMHLDEKKKQVTVQPGVIRDELNRYLEAFGLFFGPNTSTSNRCMIGGMVGNNSSGTTSIQYGVTRDKVISLKTILSDGSEVEFESLSEADFEKKRTSDSLEASIYRNLYTELYNKEIQKEILSEFPKPDIHRRNTGYAVDELLHNRIFGSVDSDFNLCKLLSGSEGTLAFTTEITLQLDDLPPKLSAMVVTHYETLDACLNDVVPVMRHSLHTCEMMDRVILDCTKNNREQLKNRFFVEGNPAALLMLEVKADTEADLQRQLNALQSTIADSGRSYASPVLHGGDINKAIELRKAGLGLLGNMVGDRKAVACIEDTAVALEDLKDFIAEFSQIMEGYGQDAVYYAHAGAGELHLRPILNLKRSTDVKMFRGITTDVARLTKKYRGSFSGEHGDGIVRAEFISLMIGESNYKLLKRVKSYFDPHNIFNPGKIVEAYPMDESLRYEIDRQEPEIDTLLDFSDSKGILRLAEKCNGSGDCRKTEHASGGMCPSYHATRNERDTTRGRANALRELLTVSDQKNRFDHSELKEVFDLCLSCKACSSECPSNVDVATLKAEFLYQYQEANGYPMRNKLFAYNTKLNRWGSRVAGLTNAVFGSDILSGLLKKSVGVAPQRSLPKVSSSNFDKYLQKFENQHAVSKRKVVLYIDEFTRYLDIDLGKDAIELLTALGYGVELFNGESGRTYISKGFLKQAKKLAVGNISKLKQFADEGRPVIGLEPSAILTFRDEYKRFSQDSETTNAVALNSFLLEEFLSQEIQKGELTPEYFTKETKIIKIHNHCHQKALSNQKVTFDVLNLPENYKVSIIPSGCCGMAGSFGYEKEHYDVSMQVGELKLFPSVRKASEETVISANGTSCRHQIFDGTGRRALHPVTILRKALI from the coding sequence TTGGATAAAAATCTACTTCTTGAGCTCCAAGCCTCGTTGCGGGGCCAACTGATAGCCGACAACCTGACCAAAACACTATACGCTACCGATGCCTCGGTGTACCGGAAAATTCCGCTTGCCGTCGCCTTTCCCCAAAATTGCGAAGATATAAAGAAACTGGTGGGTTTTGCCGGAAAGCATCAGATCGGACTGATACCGAGAACGGCGGGAACCTCCTTGGCAGGCCAGTGTGTAGGGGAGGGCATCGTAGTGGATGTATCCAAACATTTCACAAAAATCATGCATCTCGACGAAAAGAAGAAACAGGTGACGGTGCAGCCCGGGGTCATCCGTGACGAGCTGAACCGTTATCTGGAGGCATTCGGCCTCTTTTTCGGGCCCAATACCTCCACCTCGAACCGCTGTATGATCGGCGGGATGGTCGGCAATAATTCCTCGGGCACGACCTCGATCCAGTATGGGGTGACGCGGGACAAGGTAATCTCTCTTAAAACGATACTTTCCGATGGCAGCGAAGTGGAATTCGAGAGCCTATCCGAAGCCGATTTTGAGAAGAAGCGGACATCCGATTCACTTGAAGCATCTATTTATAGGAATCTATATACTGAATTATATAATAAGGAGATACAAAAAGAAATATTATCGGAATTTCCAAAGCCTGATATCCATCGGAGAAATACGGGGTATGCGGTAGATGAACTTTTACACAACCGTATTTTCGGTTCGGTAGATTCTGATTTTAATCTGTGCAAGCTGCTCAGCGGAAGTGAGGGTACTCTCGCATTTACTACGGAAATCACCTTGCAACTGGATGATCTGCCCCCGAAGCTTTCCGCTATGGTGGTGACCCATTACGAGACATTGGATGCCTGTCTGAACGATGTAGTACCGGTAATGCGGCATAGCCTGCATACCTGTGAGATGATGGATCGGGTGATATTGGACTGTACCAAGAACAATCGCGAACAGCTGAAAAACCGCTTTTTTGTAGAAGGGAATCCCGCGGCGCTCTTGATGCTTGAAGTGAAGGCCGATACCGAGGCTGATTTGCAGCGACAGTTGAACGCCTTGCAGTCCACCATCGCCGATTCAGGCCGTAGTTACGCGAGTCCCGTACTGCATGGCGGAGATATTAACAAAGCGATCGAACTGCGGAAAGCGGGGCTCGGATTATTGGGAAATATGGTCGGCGACCGCAAGGCGGTGGCCTGTATCGAAGACACCGCTGTCGCATTGGAGGATCTAAAGGATTTTATAGCGGAGTTCAGCCAAATCATGGAAGGATACGGTCAAGATGCCGTGTACTACGCCCATGCGGGGGCGGGTGAGCTGCATCTGCGTCCGATTTTAAACCTTAAGCGGTCCACCGATGTAAAAATGTTCCGGGGCATCACGACCGATGTAGCCCGACTGACCAAGAAATACCGGGGTTCCTTCAGTGGGGAACACGGCGACGGTATCGTGCGGGCGGAGTTTATTTCCCTGATGATCGGGGAGTCCAACTACAAACTGCTCAAACGGGTGAAAAGCTACTTTGACCCCCATAATATCTTTAATCCCGGTAAAATTGTCGAGGCCTACCCCATGGACGAATCCCTGCGTTATGAAATCGATCGCCAGGAGCCGGAAATCGATACGCTGTTGGATTTTTCTGACAGCAAGGGCATTCTTAGGCTGGCGGAAAAGTGCAACGGAAGTGGGGATTGTAGAAAGACCGAGCATGCCAGCGGTGGCATGTGCCCCAGTTATCACGCCACCAGAAACGAAAGGGATACGACCCGGGGCAGGGCGAACGCGTTGCGGGAACTGCTGACCGTTTCCGACCAAAAGAACCGTTTTGATCATAGCGAACTGAAAGAGGTGTTCGATCTCTGCCTCAGCTGTAAGGCCTGTAGTAGTGAATGTCCCAGCAATGTGGACGTAGCTACGCTGAAAGCGGAATTTCTCTACCAGTACCAGGAAGCGAACGGGTATCCGATGCGGAACAAGCTTTTTGCCTACAACACTAAGCTGAACCGGTGGGGCAGTCGGGTAGCGGGACTCACCAATGCCGTTTTCGGTTCGGATATTTTAAGCGGATTGCTGAAGAAGTCCGTGGGAGTAGCTCCGCAACGAAGCCTTCCTAAAGTATCTAGTTCTAATTTCGATAAATACCTTCAAAAATTTGAGAACCAACATGCTGTATCAAAACGAAAAGTAGTTTTATACATCGATGAGTTTACCCGGTACCTCGATATTGACCTAGGTAAGGATGCCATCGAACTCTTAACCGCTCTGGGATATGGGGTTGAGCTTTTTAATGGGGAAAGCGGTCGTACCTACATATCCAAGGGATTTTTAAAGCAGGCCAAAAAACTGGCCGTAGGGAATATTTCAAAGCTTAAGCAATTTGCCGATGAGGGCCGTCCTGTTATTGGATTGGAACCTTCGGCCATCCTGACCTTCCGGGACGAATACAAACGCTTTTCGCAAGATTCGGAAACTACCAATGCCGTTGCCCTCAACTCTTTTCTTTTGGAGGAATTCCTGTCCCAGGAAATTCAAAAGGGGGAGCTTACGCCAGAATATTTCACGAAGGAAACCAAGATTATTAAAATCCATAATCACTGCCATCAAAAAGCATTGAGCAATCAAAAAGTGACCTTTGACGTACTCAACCTGCCGGAAAATTATAAGGTATCCATCATACCATCAGGTTGTTGCGGTATGGCGGGCTCCTTCGGTTATGAAAAGGAACATTACGATGTGAGTATGCAGGTGGGGGAGTTAAAGCTCTTCCCATCCGTTCGAAAAGCCTCTGAAGAAACCGTCATTTCGGCGAACGGTACCAGTTGTCGGCACCAGATTTTTGATGGAACGGGGAGGCGAGCCCTGCACCCGGTGACGATTCTGAGGAAGGCCCTGATTTGA
- a CDS encoding DUF6787 family protein produces MEKLKKRWGIDSNFQIAVIIIVFAITGSTSAKLAGPLTEFLGLNTETTSAWLYWSARILLIFPVYQVLLVAFGWLFGQFAFFWSFEKKMLDRLGLGFLFKG; encoded by the coding sequence ATGGAAAAGCTAAAAAAACGCTGGGGCATCGATTCCAACTTTCAGATTGCCGTAATTATAATCGTTTTTGCCATAACGGGTTCTACCTCTGCCAAATTAGCGGGGCCGCTGACAGAATTTTTGGGTCTGAACACTGAAACTACCAGCGCTTGGCTCTATTGGTCCGCCCGAATTCTCTTGATTTTCCCCGTGTATCAGGTACTTTTGGTCGCCTTCGGATGGTTGTTCGGCCAATTCGCGTTCTTTTGGAGTTTCGAAAAGAAAATGCTTGACCGATTGGGGCTGGGTTTCCTTTTCAAAGGATAA
- a CDS encoding glycosyltransferase — protein MQHKTVLFIGFTWPEPTSTAAGSRMLQLLQVFGVRKYRRVFTSAAAESPLSLDLESFGVEKRVIKLNDTGFDTFISDLKPDIVVFDRFLTEEQFGWRVAEFAPQALRILDTEDLHSLRTSRQAVLKKGIPFTTEAWLQSDTAKREIASIYRCDLSLIISAYEMQLLTEVLKIDDNLLLHLPFMLDAVGEKTLAAWLSFEERRDFVCIGNGKHAPNVDAILWLKKEIWPLIRKQLPDVNLLVYGAYLPQHIQQMDNPKEGFRVRGWAEDAIAVLQKARISLAPLRFGAGIKGKLIDAMQAGTPSITTDVGAEGMCGGLPWNGKIANSAEDFSAAAVRLYRDALSWHRAQRYGISLVNSFYDKGRLSEKLIATIEKIGENQEHHRNQNFIGSMLQHHTMTSTKYLARWIEIKNQDRH, from the coding sequence TTGCAACATAAAACAGTGCTTTTTATCGGCTTTACCTGGCCTGAGCCTACTTCCACGGCAGCGGGTAGTCGAATGCTGCAGTTGCTTCAGGTCTTCGGAGTACGAAAATACCGAAGGGTTTTTACCAGCGCCGCTGCCGAATCCCCCCTTTCCCTCGACTTAGAAAGCTTTGGCGTTGAGAAAAGAGTCATAAAGCTGAACGATACCGGTTTCGACACCTTTATTAGCGATCTAAAACCTGATATCGTGGTTTTTGACCGTTTTCTGACGGAAGAACAATTTGGGTGGCGAGTGGCGGAATTCGCTCCCCAGGCTCTTCGTATCTTGGACACCGAAGATTTACACTCTCTACGTACGTCGAGACAGGCGGTGTTGAAAAAAGGCATTCCTTTCACGACCGAAGCATGGCTGCAAAGTGATACCGCGAAGCGCGAAATTGCCAGCATCTATCGTTGCGACCTGTCGCTGATAATCTCTGCCTATGAAATGCAGTTGTTGACCGAAGTCCTGAAAATCGACGATAACCTGCTGCTGCATCTCCCATTTATGTTGGACGCTGTGGGTGAAAAAACCCTTGCAGCCTGGCTTTCTTTCGAGGAGCGGCGGGATTTTGTCTGCATCGGCAACGGTAAACACGCGCCCAACGTCGATGCCATCTTGTGGCTAAAAAAGGAAATCTGGCCGCTGATCCGAAAACAGCTTCCCGATGTGAACCTTTTGGTGTACGGGGCCTACCTTCCCCAGCATATCCAACAAATGGATAATCCCAAAGAAGGATTCCGGGTTAGGGGGTGGGCGGAAGACGCCATTGCTGTTCTGCAGAAGGCTAGGATTTCGCTGGCGCCCCTTCGATTCGGGGCCGGCATCAAGGGCAAGTTGATCGATGCGATGCAAGCGGGCACGCCTTCGATAACCACCGATGTCGGGGCCGAGGGCATGTGCGGAGGACTCCCCTGGAACGGGAAAATTGCAAATTCGGCCGAGGACTTCTCCGCGGCAGCTGTCAGACTGTACCGCGATGCCTTGAGTTGGCACCGGGCACAGCGATATGGCATTAGCCTCGTCAATAGCTTTTACGATAAAGGACGGCTGTCCGAAAAGCTCATCGCCACTATCGAGAAAATTGGTGAAAACCAGGAGCATCACCGGAACCAAAACTTTATTGGGTCCATGCTCCAACACCATACCATGACCAGTACCAAATATCTTGCCAGGTGGATCGAGATAAAAAACCAAGACCGCCACTAA
- a CDS encoding 1,4-dihydroxy-2-naphthoyl-CoA synthase, with protein sequence MIRPDWKTAKNFEDITYKKSKGVARIAFNRPNVRNAFRPKTTSELYQAFYDAQEDTSIGVVLLSAEGPSSKDGVYSFCSGGDQKARGEQGYVGDDGMHRLNILEVQRQIRFMPKVVIAVVPGWAVGGGHSLHVVCDMTLASKEHAIFKQTDADVTSFDGGYGSAYLAKMVGQKRAREIFFLGRNYSAREAYEMGMVNAVVPHEELEATAYQWAQEVLEKSPTSLKMLKFAMNLTDDGMVGQQVFAGEATRLAYGTDEAKEGRNAFLEKRKPDFGKDKWIP encoded by the coding sequence ATGATAAGACCCGATTGGAAAACCGCCAAGAATTTTGAGGATATTACCTACAAAAAATCTAAGGGAGTGGCCCGTATCGCTTTTAACCGGCCTAATGTGCGCAACGCGTTTAGGCCCAAGACCACCAGCGAGCTCTATCAGGCGTTCTACGATGCCCAGGAAGACACCTCGATCGGGGTGGTGCTGCTCTCCGCCGAAGGACCGTCGTCCAAAGACGGCGTGTACTCCTTTTGCAGCGGGGGGGACCAGAAGGCTAGGGGAGAACAGGGCTATGTTGGGGACGATGGCATGCACCGGCTGAACATCCTCGAGGTGCAGCGCCAGATCCGATTTATGCCCAAAGTTGTCATTGCCGTAGTGCCCGGATGGGCGGTAGGAGGGGGACACAGCCTACACGTGGTCTGCGATATGACCTTGGCCAGTAAGGAACATGCGATCTTTAAGCAGACCGATGCCGATGTAACCAGCTTCGACGGTGGCTACGGCTCCGCCTATCTCGCCAAAATGGTGGGCCAGAAAAGAGCCCGTGAAATTTTCTTTTTAGGAAGAAACTACTCCGCCCGGGAAGCCTATGAAATGGGCATGGTCAATGCGGTCGTTCCCCATGAGGAACTCGAGGCGACCGCCTATCAATGGGCCCAAGAAGTATTGGAAAAATCACCTACCTCGCTAAAAATGCTAAAGTTCGCCATGAATTTGACCGATGACGGAATGGTGGGGCAGCAAGTTTTTGCCGGGGAGGCCACGCGATTGGCCTATGGTACCGATGAAGCCAAGGAGGGCCGGAATGCCTTTTTAGAGAAAAGAAAGCCGGATTTCGGAAAGGACAAATGGATTCCCTAG
- a CDS encoding DUF2914 domain-containing protein: protein MLKKRTLVRFRNSKFRKFLRKHQKYAPVVFFMGGFIFDSLTLGRIDRTYDLSVLCLHMTSLTLVIYAYNLADDGRWKNTFLERYQEFFPLAIQFFFGGLSSAYVIYFSRSVSLSKTATFFVILVALLFANEFLKQRISNKYLQFSVYFFLNFTFLTFMVPVFIKDMGTSIFLLSGAASLGITMVLLLVTYFSSPSTRNEIHLGKLIGIIALIYALINLFYFFRLIPPVPLALDEGIVSQNVRLEDNTYFVSYEPNESYMFWRDHKLKFHHTPGEKVFIFSSIFAPTALRESILHRWQWFNPATGEWEIMDNIGFEITGGRTGGFRGYTYKSNVKPGQWEVDVITEEGLVLGVIDFEIITDVPVDAVKVVQRKF, encoded by the coding sequence ATGCTTAAAAAAAGAACCTTAGTCCGTTTTCGGAATAGCAAGTTTCGAAAGTTTCTTCGAAAGCATCAAAAATATGCCCCGGTCGTGTTCTTTATGGGCGGGTTTATCTTTGATTCCCTGACCCTGGGCCGCATCGACCGCACCTACGACCTCTCGGTGCTCTGCCTTCATATGACGTCGTTGACCCTTGTCATCTACGCCTATAATCTCGCGGACGATGGGCGGTGGAAAAACACCTTTTTGGAACGCTATCAGGAATTCTTTCCCCTGGCCATCCAATTTTTCTTTGGGGGTCTCTCGAGTGCCTACGTCATCTATTTTTCAAGAAGCGTATCCCTCTCCAAGACCGCAACCTTCTTTGTCATTTTGGTAGCTCTGCTTTTTGCCAACGAGTTCCTAAAACAAAGAATTTCCAATAAATACCTCCAGTTCAGTGTCTATTTTTTTTTGAATTTTACGTTTTTGACCTTCATGGTCCCCGTTTTTATAAAGGATATGGGAACGTCGATTTTCCTTTTGTCGGGAGCGGCCAGTTTAGGGATTACGATGGTATTGCTTCTGGTCACCTATTTCTCAAGCCCGAGCACCAGAAACGAAATCCATCTGGGGAAGCTCATCGGAATTATTGCCCTTATTTACGCACTGATAAACCTCTTTTATTTTTTTCGGCTTATCCCTCCGGTGCCCTTGGCTTTGGACGAAGGAATTGTGTCGCAAAATGTCCGTCTCGAAGACAACACCTATTTTGTCAGCTATGAACCGAACGAAAGTTATATGTTCTGGAGGGACCACAAACTCAAGTTCCACCACACCCCGGGCGAAAAAGTATTTATCTTCTCCTCGATATTCGCCCCTACCGCATTAAGGGAATCCATTCTCCACCGCTGGCAATGGTTTAATCCCGCTACTGGGGAATGGGAAATTATGGACAATATCGGCTTTGAAATTACAGGAGGCCGTACCGGCGGATTCCGCGGTTATACTTATAAATCCAACGTAAAACCGGGCCAATGGGAAGTCGATGTCATTACGGAAGAGGGCCTGGTCTTGGGCGTTATCGACTTTGAAATAATTACGGATGTTCCCGTGGATGCCGTAAAAGTCGTGCAGCGGAAATTTTAA
- a CDS encoding TonB-dependent receptor, translated as MQRIYIILFFALAVTYGQSQNSLEGIVTDAETSQPLLGIQVYFPKLEKGSVSDEDGTFKIVGLPIGNYKLVVSSIGFQTYSETVTLAKGSNSLNVALSPSAIEMEEVIVSTPFHKLQRENVMKVERANVAELKTRGAVTLSDGITDVPGVESVSTGLGIGKPVIRGLSSNRVLVYTQGVRLENQQFGDEHGLGISDAGIESIEVIKGPASLLYGSDAMGGVLYLNPERFANAGETDADVNLSYFSNTRGFDGDVGIASSSEKFKFLVRGSAASHTDYETGGESVTNSRFREYDLKTGLGYQTTTLKTELRYNYNNLKLGIPEELGKRTSARTPESPYQQIDNHILSSKTSVFFDKSSLEATFGYTFNTRKEFEEGEDGAALDMDLVTFNYNLQYHLPKWGNLETIFGVQGMHQTNSNFGEELLIPDANTNDIGIMGTSHIHFKNDSDLQLGLRYDYRSIDGKASGPLGEEGAIEALNRDFNSFNAAVGYKKDFLENFTGRINLASGFRAPNLAELTSNGVHEGTNRYERGNSALTNEQNLQTDLSLEYGNEHIEVYINGFYNAVNNYIFIEPDGSTIGGNAVFSYRQQDADLYGGEIGLHIHPHPLDWLHVESSFESVTGKLADDGHLPLIPANTFSNTLRTEFSGSGSWLSSSYAFVTLKSVFKQDKVSGFETVTDGYSLLSLGVGGTVSVLDQEMKVRISGNNILDKDYFSHLSRLKTDGISNIGRNIHLGVSIPL; from the coding sequence ATGCAACGTATTTATATTATCCTTTTTTTTGCCCTAGCTGTAACCTACGGGCAATCACAGAATTCATTGGAAGGCATCGTCACTGATGCCGAAACAAGCCAACCCCTTTTAGGTATTCAGGTCTATTTTCCCAAATTGGAAAAAGGAAGCGTCAGCGATGAGGATGGCACCTTTAAAATCGTCGGACTGCCTATCGGAAATTATAAACTGGTCGTATCGTCCATAGGTTTCCAGACCTATTCAGAAACTGTAACGCTCGCAAAAGGTAGCAACAGCCTGAACGTCGCTCTCTCCCCTAGTGCTATTGAAATGGAAGAAGTCATTGTCTCGACGCCTTTTCATAAACTGCAACGGGAGAATGTGATGAAGGTCGAACGCGCCAACGTGGCCGAACTGAAGACTAGGGGTGCCGTGACGCTATCCGACGGTATTACCGACGTGCCGGGGGTGGAAAGCGTATCGACGGGCCTGGGCATTGGCAAACCGGTAATCCGCGGTCTGAGCTCCAATCGGGTGCTTGTTTATACCCAGGGCGTTCGGCTAGAGAATCAGCAATTCGGCGACGAGCATGGGTTGGGTATCAGCGATGCCGGCATCGAGAGTATAGAGGTCATTAAGGGTCCTGCCTCCCTGCTCTACGGTTCGGATGCCATGGGCGGGGTGCTCTATCTGAATCCTGAAAGATTTGCCAACGCGGGGGAAACGGACGCCGACGTCAACCTCAGCTATTTTTCAAATACTCGGGGGTTCGACGGCGATGTGGGAATAGCTTCTTCCTCAGAGAAATTTAAATTTCTGGTACGCGGAAGTGCCGCGAGCCATACCGATTACGAAACCGGGGGAGAAAGCGTCACCAATTCCAGATTTCGGGAATACGACCTGAAAACGGGCCTGGGCTATCAGACCACGACTCTAAAAACCGAGCTTCGGTACAACTATAACAACCTGAAATTGGGCATTCCTGAAGAACTCGGCAAACGGACCAGCGCGCGTACCCCTGAATCGCCCTATCAGCAAATTGACAATCACATCCTAAGCTCCAAAACCAGTGTCTTCTTCGATAAATCTAGTTTGGAGGCCACTTTTGGCTATACCTTCAACACCCGAAAAGAATTCGAGGAGGGAGAAGACGGAGCTGCCCTGGATATGGACCTGGTCACCTTCAATTACAACCTACAGTACCATCTCCCCAAATGGGGCAATCTCGAAACCATTTTCGGAGTGCAGGGCATGCACCAGACGAACAGCAACTTTGGGGAAGAGCTATTGATTCCCGATGCAAACACCAATGATATCGGCATCATGGGCACCTCCCACATCCACTTTAAGAACGATAGCGACCTGCAATTGGGACTCCGTTACGATTACCGTAGCATCGACGGAAAGGCCAGCGGCCCTCTGGGCGAGGAAGGTGCAATTGAGGCCTTAAATCGAGATTTTAACAGCTTTAATGCGGCAGTAGGCTATAAAAAGGATTTTTTGGAGAATTTTACCGGGCGTATCAACCTCGCCTCGGGGTTTCGCGCCCCGAACCTGGCGGAACTCACCTCCAACGGTGTACATGAAGGTACCAATCGGTATGAAAGAGGTAACAGCGCGCTCACGAACGAGCAGAACCTTCAGACCGACCTTTCCCTGGAATACGGGAACGAGCACATCGAAGTGTATATCAACGGATTTTACAATGCTGTTAACAATTACATCTTTATCGAGCCCGATGGCTCAACGATCGGTGGAAATGCAGTTTTTAGCTATCGACAGCAGGACGCCGACCTTTACGGGGGCGAAATCGGACTGCACATCCACCCGCATCCGTTGGATTGGTTGCATGTGGAAAGCAGTTTTGAGTCCGTAACCGGGAAATTGGCCGACGATGGGCATCTACCGCTGATTCCCGCCAACACCTTTAGCAACACCCTTAGGACGGAGTTTTCGGGAAGCGGTTCGTGGCTTTCCTCGAGCTATGCCTTCGTTACCTTGAAATCTGTCTTTAAACAGGACAAGGTCAGCGGATTTGAGACCGTAACGGACGGATATTCATTGCTGAGCCTAGGCGTCGGCGGAACGGTCTCGGTTCTTGATCAAGAGATGAAGGTGCGGATCAGCGGAAATAATATTCTGGACAAGGACTACTTCTCCCACCTATCTCGACTAAAAACGGATGGTATTTCGAATATCGGTCGAAATATCCATTTGGGAGTTAGCATACCGCTTTAA